Within the Coraliomargarita parva genome, the region TGATTGAATCAGAAGATATGCCCGAGGCAGATCGCATGCGATTACGTGCTTGGAGTGCTTTGCTGGAACGTGATTTAAACAATGCCCCTGCTACGATCATTAAAGTTGCAAAAGCTGTTCCAGCTGTGAACTCACAGGCAGTGGCCCAAGTCCTCTGTCACGTTGCAACTGCGGATGGCATTGTGACAAAAGACGAGGAGCGCATGCTTGAGCGTATTTTCCGTGCCCTTAATCTATCCCCAGAAATTACAAGTTTACTAAAGAAGGAGCTCGACGGGTTTGATGAGGTCGCCGTTTCAAAGTCTGTTCAAGCCGATCCCGGTGAATCTATCCCTCGCCCCGTCTCTATTGCCGAAACTAAATTCAAATTAGATCGAGACCGAATCGAGCGGCTGTCTGCTGAGACTGCCGAGGTTATTGGGATCTTATCGGTTGCTATGGCTGAGGCAGAGGAGGAGGTTGAAACACCGGAAGTTGAAGGCTCTGATGCGTCAGGTGAGACTATCCAGGAGGAAGCCGGGTGGATCGAAGGTTTGGATGAAAAATTTATTCCTTTTGTTCTGAAATTGGTCAGCAAAGAGCGTTGGTCTAAGTCTGAGTTTGAAAGCGCTGCCAGTGAATTGCACCTGATGCCTAATGCGGTGTACGATGCAATTAACGAATGGTCCGACGAATACTTGGGTGACTTTCTGCTGGAAGATGAAGACCCCGTATCTGTTAATCTAGAATTGATCCCATCATAGCCAATTTCCCATGGAAAAATCACAAGCACCGAAGATCAAGCCGCGTGAGCGTGATGCTGTCCTACAATCTCTTCAAGCCGGGCTTGTGCCTAAGCTTGGATTACACTTGATCCAGGTCGGACGAAAGCTGGAGGTCTCTGCACTGCTCCAGGATATTGATAGGATCAACGGGGGCGGCGCTGCATTTCGTTTTGTGATCGGGAGGTTCGGCAGTGGTAAAAGCTTTTTCCTGACCCTGAGCAGGAATCTCGCGCTGCAAAAACGTCTAGTGGTTCTTTCTGCGGATATTTCGATGGAGAGGCGTTTGCAAGCGAGCGGTGGGCAGGCGAGAGGATTGTACTCCGAGCTTATGAGGAATCTCTCGACACGTGCTCGCCCAGAAGGTGGTGCACTTCGGTCTATCTGCGAAGGCTGGATCAGCAATATCCATCATGAGGTTATGTCTGCGGGGGGGAGCGAAGATGAGGTAGTCGAGCGTATTCGTAATGACCTGAATGACCTTTCCGATTATGTTGGCGGTTACGCCTTCTCTCATGTTTTGGCTAAATACTATGAAGGGCATATTGCTGGAGACGATGCTCTGCAAAACGCTGCCCTACGCTGGTTGCGCGGTGAATATTCGACAAAAACGGAGGCAAGACAGGATCTCGGAGTCCGTGAGATTATAGAGGACGAGAATATCTACGGGATGCTGAAGCTCATTGCTGCTTTTACCAGAAAGGCAGGATACGGAGGTATTCTGGTGAGCTTGGATGAGATGGTTGTCTTGTCTCACCGTTTACCCAGTTCACGCTCACGCCACGCCAATTATGAAGCATTGTTAACCATACTAAACGACTGCTTGCAAGGTGGTGCTAGCGGGATTGGTTTTCTGTTGGCAGGCACCGATGAATTTTTGGAAGACAAGAGGCGGGGGCTGTTTAGCTATGAAGCTTTGCGCTCTCGCCTTGCAGATAATCCGTTTACTTCTGCTGGTGTTCAGGATTTAGCAGGGCCTGTCATTCGTCTGCCCAATCTTACCGCTGAGGATTTATATGTGTTATTGGTCAACATAAATCGGGTACATGGATTTGGAGATAGCTCTAAGGCCTTGCTTCAAGGGGACGCCATCGAAGCAGTATTGCGTAAGGCCAATGAGACCTTAGGGGCTGAATACTTCAAGACACCGCGGGATATTATCAGGTCGTTCGTTGGGCTACTGAATGTTTTGGAGCAAAATCCCGAGCAGCGATGGGAAGAGCTAGTTGGAGCGGACTTTATTCGAAAGCCGACCGTTCCGATGTCGGTTGAAGAGGAGGTTGCTCAGGGAGGGATGTCGGATGACGATCAGGATTCTGACCTGGCTAGCTTTAAGCTTTAAATGATATGCCGGAAAGTGCCTTTAGCTTGCTTAGTGATGGTGTGCAGCGCGCTATCTTTCGGCAAGGCTGGACGCAATTGCACTCGATCCAGGTAAGATCGATAAATGTTCTTCGAAGGACCGATTCAGATCTGATAATTGCTGCTCCCACTGCTGGAGGGAAGACCGAGGCTGCATTCCTTCCAATACTATCTGATCTCTCTGAAGCACCTGAGAAGCTCGTGATATACGTAAGCCCACTCAAGGCGTTGATTAACGACCAATGGGCTCGTTTGGAGACTCTATGTGCCGACTTGGATATACCTGTTCGTCGATGGCATGGCGACGTCACTGCTACTGAGAAGAAGGCATTTCGAAAGGAGCCGGGCGGTATACTGTTAATCACGCCTGAATCGCTAGAGTCGAATTTTATCAATTATGGACGGGATCTATCGAGAATTTACAAGCACACTGCATTTGTAGTCATTGATGAACTTCATGTCTTTGTTGACGATGTTCGGGGGATGCATCTGCGCAGTTTGATTTCAAGATTATGCGCTGTTGCAGAATGCAATCCACGAATGGTCGGTTTGTCTGCGACATTGGGGGATGCCACACTTGCCCGGGATTTCATGAGGCCGGATGATTCGGAAAGGGTCGTTCTAATTTCGGAGGGAGGCGGTCGAGATATTCGTATCGGGTTGCGTGCTCAAACCGAGCGACCAAGGTGGAGTGAGAGAAGGGGTGAGGGCCGGCTTTTTGATCCTGATACGACCGCAAGTATCATCTGTGCCGTTCCGTATGAGTCTTGGCAGTCTCTGGCTCCACTGGCAAAGCTTGGGAAATCGCTGAGTCAGCCTCCTGGTGATTCACCCCAACTCTCAAGGGATGCTTTAGATTGCATTGCGGATGATTTATCTGCCCATTTTCAAGTCGGGACGAATCTCGTGTTTGGAAATAGCCGGAGGACTTTGGAGGAACTGGCTGATATTCTGCACGAGCAGGCTCGAAAGCATAAATGGCGTCATGATCCGTTTTGCTTGCACCACGGTTCGCTTGCGAAATGCGTACGTGAGGATGTTGAGATGAGACTGAAAGGTCCTGTCCCTGCTACTGCGCTATGCACAAGCACCTTAGAACTCGGGATAGATATCGGCAGTGTACGAACTGTAGGTCAAATTGATCCGCCATGGAGCGTTTCAGCTTTAATACAGCGTCTTGGTCGATCCGGACGTCGAAATGGCGAGCCAGCTCGTATGAGGCTCTATACTCGTGATGAAACACCTCACACAGATTCATCACTGGCTAATTTAATGTTCCCGGAGCTGCTTCGATCCATAGCAGTTGTGCAACTCATGTTGTCGAAATGGATCGAGGCACCTACCTCATGCCGACTCCATGTAAGTACCATGGTTCATCAAGTGATGAGCATATTGCGGCAGACGGGAGGTATTCATGCCGCTCATCTATACCAAATACTATGTGTCGACGGGCCATTTAGGGCGATTGATCAACCTTTGTTTCGTGATATCTTACATGGATTGGGGGAGAATGACATTATAGAACAAATACCCACAGGAGAATTGATCTTAGCATTAGTGGGGGAGGAAATCGCCAGTTCACACGACTTTTATGCGGCGTTCATTTCGAACGAAATATTTACTGTTCGTTGGCAGGATGAAATTATAGGAGAGATTCCTGCGGACAATGTGTTACCTGCTGGACAATGTTTTATCTTAGGCGGTCGACGCTGGGTTGTTGAGGATATCGGGGAGCGAGAAAAGACCGTCTGGGTTAAGCCCACCAATAAAAGGGTGCCCCCTCTGTTTGTTGGCGAAGCGGGTGATATTGATGGCAAGGTGTTTTCTAAAATGAGAGAGCTCCTTCTTTCTGAGGAGTATCCCAGCTTCCTGGATCATAATGCCCGAGTTTTATTGGGGGCGGCGCGTTACGTTGGGCAAAATAGTGGGGCTGCGACAACTGGTCTCGTTGTTGGGGCGACATTCATTAGTTGGTTTCCTTGGGTGGGGTCCAAGACTTTTAGAACTCTCCGTTTGATGCTTAGCTATATGAAGATTAAGCATGAATTCGATTCCCTGTCACTGACGTTCATGAACATCGATTTAGCTGAGTTCCGTCGAATTCTGGCAGCCTTAAAGGCTTTTCGTTTTGATCCGGTAGAGCTTGCTTCAGCAATGCCCGTAAAGACATTCGATAAGTACGATGCACTGTTGCCGGAAGAGCTACTTGACCAAGTAAACGCTGTCGACCGTGTGGATGTTGCAGATGCGATGGA harbors:
- a CDS encoding ATP-binding protein, which gives rise to MEKSQAPKIKPRERDAVLQSLQAGLVPKLGLHLIQVGRKLEVSALLQDIDRINGGGAAFRFVIGRFGSGKSFFLTLSRNLALQKRLVVLSADISMERRLQASGGQARGLYSELMRNLSTRARPEGGALRSICEGWISNIHHEVMSAGGSEDEVVERIRNDLNDLSDYVGGYAFSHVLAKYYEGHIAGDDALQNAALRWLRGEYSTKTEARQDLGVREIIEDENIYGMLKLIAAFTRKAGYGGILVSLDEMVVLSHRLPSSRSRHANYEALLTILNDCLQGGASGIGFLLAGTDEFLEDKRRGLFSYEALRSRLADNPFTSAGVQDLAGPVIRLPNLTAEDLYVLLVNINRVHGFGDSSKALLQGDAIEAVLRKANETLGAEYFKTPRDIIRSFVGLLNVLEQNPEQRWEELVGADFIRKPTVPMSVEEEVAQGGMSDDDQDSDLASFKL
- a CDS encoding DEAD/DEAH box helicase gives rise to the protein MPESAFSLLSDGVQRAIFRQGWTQLHSIQVRSINVLRRTDSDLIIAAPTAGGKTEAAFLPILSDLSEAPEKLVIYVSPLKALINDQWARLETLCADLDIPVRRWHGDVTATEKKAFRKEPGGILLITPESLESNFINYGRDLSRIYKHTAFVVIDELHVFVDDVRGMHLRSLISRLCAVAECNPRMVGLSATLGDATLARDFMRPDDSERVVLISEGGGRDIRIGLRAQTERPRWSERRGEGRLFDPDTTASIICAVPYESWQSLAPLAKLGKSLSQPPGDSPQLSRDALDCIADDLSAHFQVGTNLVFGNSRRTLEELADILHEQARKHKWRHDPFCLHHGSLAKCVREDVEMRLKGPVPATALCTSTLELGIDIGSVRTVGQIDPPWSVSALIQRLGRSGRRNGEPARMRLYTRDETPHTDSSLANLMFPELLRSIAVVQLMLSKWIEAPTSCRLHVSTMVHQVMSILRQTGGIHAAHLYQILCVDGPFRAIDQPLFRDILHGLGENDIIEQIPTGELILALVGEEIASSHDFYAAFISNEIFTVRWQDEIIGEIPADNVLPAGQCFILGGRRWVVEDIGEREKTVWVKPTNKRVPPLFVGEAGDIDGKVFSKMRELLLSEEYPSFLDHNARVLLGAARYVGQNSGAATTGLVVGATFISWFPWVGSKTFRTLRLMLSYMKIKHEFDSLSLTFMNIDLAEFRRILAALKAFRFDPVELASAMPVKTFDKYDALLPEELLDQVNAVDRVDVADAMEVVNNWLRI